One region of Mycobacterium riyadhense genomic DNA includes:
- a CDS encoding IS4 family transposase, with the protein MPRAGWRKPESDRRLSDLVSVGVLTRVFPATVVDEVIEQAGRTQQRHRSLPARVMAYFAIAMGLYSEGSYEDVLAQLTDGLAWASGWREEYRLPGKSAIFQARERLGSAPLASLFSRVARPLAGPQTPGAWLAERRLVAIDGSCLDVADTPANDEYFSRPGAGGRGEKAAFPQARILGLAECATHAVFAATIGGYRDSEAKLAEKLLDALTPDMLLLADRGFFSYALWRKALATGADLLWRVRTDAYAPQPVHVQDLADGSWLAHLQSSADRRSEPMLARVIDYTIDDGRENSTSYRLFTTLTDPEQAPAVELAAAYAQRWEIENTFDELKTHQRGPQVVLRSKSPDLVLQEIWGHLCCHYAIRTLMAQAAEHAGEDPDRVSFTAALRITRQSVAQQGAFPP; encoded by the coding sequence ATGCCTCGTGCGGGTTGGCGGAAGCCTGAGTCGGATCGCCGGTTGTCAGATTTGGTGTCGGTGGGGGTGCTGACGCGGGTGTTTCCCGCAACGGTGGTGGATGAGGTGATCGAGCAGGCCGGTCGCACTCAGCAGCGGCATCGGTCGTTGCCGGCGCGGGTGATGGCGTATTTCGCGATCGCGATGGGCCTGTATTCAGAGGGCTCGTATGAGGATGTGTTGGCCCAGCTCACTGATGGTTTGGCGTGGGCGTCGGGGTGGCGTGAAGAGTATCGACTGCCGGGTAAGTCGGCGATCTTTCAGGCTCGTGAGCGGCTGGGATCGGCCCCGTTGGCCAGCTTGTTTTCCCGGGTAGCCCGCCCGTTAGCCGGACCGCAAACCCCAGGGGCTTGGCTGGCCGAGCGGCGGCTGGTGGCCATCGACGGCAGCTGTCTGGATGTGGCCGACACCCCAGCCAACGACGAGTACTTCAGTCGTCCGGGGGCCGGCGGCAGGGGTGAGAAGGCCGCATTTCCGCAGGCCCGGATCCTGGGGCTGGCCGAGTGTGCCACGCATGCGGTCTTCGCCGCAACGATCGGTGGTTACCGTGACTCGGAGGCCAAACTCGCCGAAAAGCTGCTGGATGCTCTCACGCCGGACATGCTGCTGCTGGCTGATCGCGGGTTCTTCTCGTATGCCTTGTGGCGCAAAGCCCTTGCGACCGGAGCCGACCTGTTGTGGCGAGTACGCACCGACGCCTACGCGCCACAACCGGTGCATGTGCAGGATCTTGCTGACGGCTCGTGGCTAGCGCATCTGCAGTCCAGCGCTGACCGTCGCAGCGAGCCGATGCTGGCACGAGTCATCGACTACACCATCGACGACGGACGCGAAAACTCCACCAGCTACCGGCTATTCACCACGCTGACCGATCCCGAACAGGCCCCCGCCGTCGAGTTGGCCGCCGCCTACGCCCAGCGCTGGGAAATCGAAAACACCTTCGACGAACTCAAAACCCATCAACGCGGACCCCAGGTGGTACTGCGCTCGAAGTCCCCTGATCTTGTCCTACAAGAGATTTGGGGACATCTGTGCTGTCACTACGCCATTCGTACCCTGATGGCCCAGGCCGCCGAACACGCCGGCGAGGACCCCGACCGGGTCAGTTTCACCGCCGCGCTGCGCATCACCCGCCAATCCGTCGCCCAACAGGGCGCATTTCCCCCCTGA
- a CDS encoding antitoxin, with the protein MGILDKAKNLLSQNADKVETVITKAGEFVDEKTQGKYSDTIHKVQEQAKKVVAPGDQQS; encoded by the coding sequence ATGGGAATCCTGGACAAAGCAAAGAACCTGCTGTCGCAAAACGCGGACAAGGTCGAGACGGTGATCACCAAAGCGGGCGAATTCGTCGACGAGAAGACACAGGGCAAATACTCCGACACCATCCACAAGGTGCAGGAGCAGGCCAAGAAGGTAGTCGCACCGGGCGACCAGCAGAGCTGA
- a CDS encoding PE domain-containing protein, with product MSFQPVVADIGEQVVNIGTNALEQAAKASMSMIGLAPAGADEVSAQAAMAFHEEAAALLALNQAAQQELMRTGSAFTQIAQTYTEIDEAAAEALVFSAHPPRSRS from the coding sequence ATGTCATTTCAACCAGTCGTCGCCGACATTGGCGAACAAGTCGTCAACATCGGTACCAACGCGCTAGAGCAGGCCGCGAAGGCGTCGATGTCGATGATCGGACTCGCCCCCGCCGGGGCCGACGAGGTCTCGGCGCAGGCAGCAATGGCGTTCCACGAAGAGGCCGCCGCGCTGCTGGCGCTAAACCAGGCGGCCCAGCAGGAGCTCATGCGGACCGGCTCGGCGTTCACCCAGATTGCGCAAACCTATACCGAGATCGACGAGGCCGCCGCCGAGGCCTTGGTGTTCAGCGCCCATCCGCCGCGATCCAGGAGCTAG
- a CDS encoding PE domain-containing protein produces MFRRQYRRAESGGSEANHHMFVTTLAAGAGSYEATEAANATAAG; encoded by the coding sequence GTGTTTCGGCGGCAATACCGACGCGCGGAGTCAGGAGGATCGGAGGCGAATCACCACATGTTCGTGACCACGCTGGCCGCCGGTGCCGGTTCGTATGAGGCCACCGAGGCCGCCAATGCGACCGCTGCCGGTTAG
- a CDS encoding VOC family protein, producing the protein MKDKPRRTTHWPTELAPIGSIRFARRSSNFGETVRFYHELVGLPLYEAFGESYGSNGAIFGLPSSELTFEIVEAVQPVTVDHHDQLCLYFPDKQAQQTATARLRDAGLQPVEQHPYWEATGAVTYRDPDGREVVFAPFVYGVNEPSDSSASGKHEFPSA; encoded by the coding sequence ATGAAGGACAAGCCGCGGCGGACAACGCACTGGCCCACCGAGCTGGCGCCGATCGGCTCCATCCGCTTTGCCCGCCGCTCGTCAAATTTCGGAGAGACCGTGCGGTTTTACCATGAGCTCGTGGGGCTGCCGCTGTATGAGGCGTTCGGGGAAAGCTACGGCAGCAACGGTGCGATATTCGGGCTGCCCAGCTCGGAGTTGACCTTCGAGATCGTCGAGGCGGTCCAGCCTGTCACGGTCGATCACCACGATCAGTTGTGCCTATATTTCCCGGACAAGCAGGCGCAACAAACGGCAACCGCACGCCTTCGGGACGCGGGCCTGCAGCCTGTCGAGCAGCACCCGTACTGGGAGGCGACGGGCGCGGTGACCTATCGCGACCCGGATGGCCGCGAGGTCGTGTTCGCTCCCTTCGTGTATGGAGTCAACGAGCCCTCAGACAGCTCCGCCTCGGGCAAGCATGAGTTCCCGTCGGCCTGA
- a CDS encoding acetyl-CoA acetyltransferase, whose amino-acid sequence MDGTTGVWILGGYQSDFARNLTREGRDFADLTAEVVRETLTAARVDAADLAATGVVHVGNAFGEMFANQGHLGAMPATVCGALWDTPASRHEAACASGSVATLAAVADLRSGAYDTALVVGIELEKTVPGDIAAQHLGAAAWTGHEGADARYLWPSMFAQVADEYDRRYGLDDAHLRAIAQLNLANARRNPNAQTRGWTVPDPITDDDATNPITEGRLRRFDCSQMTDGGAGLVLVNDAYLRAHPDARPIGRIDGWGHRTVGLGLRQKLDRAADDPYVLPHVRGAVLDALWRAQVTLDDVDGFEVHDCFTPSEYLAIDHIGLTGPGESWKAIENGEIEIGGRLPINPSGGLIGGGHPVGASGVRMLLDAAKQVSGGAGDYQVEGANTFATLNFGGSTATTVSFVVSTTEGA is encoded by the coding sequence ATGGATGGCACCACGGGCGTATGGATTCTGGGCGGTTATCAAAGCGATTTCGCTCGCAACCTCACTCGGGAAGGCCGCGACTTTGCCGACCTCACCGCGGAGGTCGTCCGCGAGACGCTGACCGCGGCGCGGGTGGATGCCGCCGACCTAGCGGCTACGGGTGTGGTGCACGTCGGGAATGCGTTCGGTGAGATGTTTGCCAACCAAGGCCATCTGGGGGCGATGCCGGCCACGGTGTGCGGCGCCCTCTGGGATACCCCGGCCTCACGGCACGAAGCCGCGTGCGCCTCTGGCAGCGTCGCGACGCTGGCGGCTGTGGCCGACTTGAGGTCTGGCGCCTACGACACCGCGCTGGTGGTGGGCATTGAGCTGGAGAAAACGGTGCCCGGCGACATCGCGGCCCAACATCTTGGCGCGGCAGCGTGGACCGGACACGAGGGTGCCGACGCGCGTTACCTGTGGCCATCGATGTTCGCGCAGGTCGCCGACGAGTACGACCGCCGTTACGGCCTCGACGACGCACATTTGCGGGCGATCGCGCAGCTCAACCTCGCCAACGCGCGCCGCAACCCCAACGCACAGACCCGCGGCTGGACGGTCCCCGACCCGATCACCGACGACGACGCGACCAACCCCATTACCGAGGGCCGGCTGCGCCGGTTCGACTGCAGCCAAATGACCGACGGCGGCGCGGGATTGGTCCTGGTGAACGATGCCTACCTGCGTGCACACCCCGATGCACGCCCGATCGGCCGCATTGACGGCTGGGGGCATCGCACCGTCGGACTGGGTCTGCGGCAGAAGCTGGATCGCGCGGCTGACGATCCTTATGTTCTGCCGCATGTGCGGGGCGCGGTTTTGGACGCGTTATGGCGCGCCCAGGTGACCCTCGACGATGTCGACGGTTTCGAGGTGCACGACTGCTTCACGCCCAGCGAGTACCTGGCCATCGACCACATCGGGCTGACCGGTCCGGGCGAATCGTGGAAGGCCATCGAAAACGGTGAGATCGAGATCGGCGGGCGCCTGCCGATCAACCCCAGCGGAGGCTTGATCGGCGGCGGACACCCGGTCGGGGCCTCCGGTGTGCGGATGTTGTTGGACGCGGCCAAGCAGGTCAGCGGTGGCGCCGGCGATTATCAAGTCGAGGGCGCCAACACCTTCGCCACGCTGAATTTCGGGGGCAGCACCGCCACCACGGTCAGTTTCGTTGTCAGCACTACCGAAGGGGCGTGA
- a CDS encoding IS701 family transposase: MDRIAPRFARYEPLRRAGELMAGMVSGLDRKNCWTIAEHRGDTTPDGLQHLLARASWDADDVRDDLRDYVVDAFGDPGAILVVDETGDVKKGVHSVGVQRQYSGTAGRVENSQVAVYLTYAAPRGHALIDRALYLPRSWADDHERCADAGIPANKRGFATKPTLAATLIERAVAARVPAGWVAGDEVYGADPRLRAAIRGHRLGYVMAVAANRRVPTHAGPIRVDALPALIPAHAWQKHSAGAGAHGPRLYSWAWFRLLAEDDTDTGYHHLLIRRNDATGEHAYLRCYSPRPVPLRTLVTIAGQRWRIEESFQAAKGLVGLDQHQVRRWRSWHRWTTLAMLAHAFLAVATAIERDTAPTPEGLIALTVNEFRRLFDALLLVTHRTLTSLLAWSRWRRRHQYRARQSHYRRREHQ; the protein is encoded by the coding sequence CTGGATCGGATCGCGCCGCGTTTCGCCCGGTACGAACCGTTGCGCCGTGCCGGTGAACTCATGGCCGGGATGGTCTCGGGCTTGGACCGCAAGAATTGCTGGACGATCGCCGAGCACCGCGGTGATACCACCCCCGATGGGTTGCAGCATCTGTTGGCACGGGCCAGCTGGGACGCCGACGATGTCCGCGACGATCTGCGCGATTACGTCGTCGATGCGTTCGGTGACCCGGGTGCGATCTTGGTGGTCGACGAGACCGGTGACGTCAAGAAGGGCGTGCACAGCGTCGGGGTGCAGCGCCAGTACAGCGGTACCGCGGGCCGCGTCGAGAACTCCCAGGTGGCGGTGTATCTGACGTATGCGGCCCCGCGTGGGCACGCGCTGATCGACCGGGCTCTGTACCTTCCGCGCAGCTGGGCCGACGACCATGAACGCTGCGCCGATGCCGGAATCCCCGCCAACAAGCGGGGTTTCGCGACCAAACCAACGCTGGCGGCAACACTGATCGAGCGCGCGGTGGCCGCCCGAGTACCCGCGGGGTGGGTGGCCGGCGACGAAGTCTATGGAGCCGACCCACGACTGCGCGCAGCCATTCGAGGCCACCGACTGGGCTACGTGATGGCGGTTGCGGCCAACCGGCGCGTGCCCACCCATGCCGGCCCGATCCGCGTCGATGCGCTGCCCGCGCTGATCCCGGCACATGCCTGGCAGAAACACTCCGCCGGCGCCGGCGCGCACGGGCCACGGCTGTACTCCTGGGCATGGTTTCGGTTGCTGGCCGAAGACGACACCGACACCGGGTACCATCATTTGCTGATCCGCCGCAACGATGCCACCGGCGAGCATGCCTACCTGCGCTGCTACAGCCCCCGACCCGTTCCGCTGCGCACCCTGGTCACCATCGCCGGTCAGCGCTGGCGCATCGAGGAATCGTTCCAAGCCGCCAAAGGACTGGTCGGACTGGATCAGCACCAGGTGCGGCGCTGGCGCTCCTGGCACCGCTGGACCACCCTGGCCATGCTCGCCCATGCCTTCCTGGCCGTAGCCACAGCGATCGAACGCGATACCGCACCCACCCCCGAGGGCCTGATCGCCTTGACCGTCAACGAGTTTCGACGCCTCTTCGACGCACTGCTGCTCGTCACCCACCGCACCCTAACAAGCCTGCTGGCCTGGTCACGATGGCGAAGACGACACCAATACCGAGCCCGACAATCCCACTACCGACGCCGCGAACACCAATGA
- a CDS encoding type II toxin-antitoxin system Rv0910 family toxin: protein MAKLSGSIDVPLPPEEAWTAASDLSRFKEWLTIHKVWRSKLPEVLDKGTVIESYVEVKGMPNRIKWTIVRYKPPEGMTLNGDGVGGVKVKLIAKVAPKDDGSVVSFDVHLGGPALFGPIGMVVAAALRTDIRESLQKFVTVFAPA, encoded by the coding sequence ATGGCGAAACTCTCTGGATCCATCGACGTGCCGCTGCCGCCGGAGGAGGCCTGGACGGCCGCCTCGGATTTGTCCCGCTTCAAGGAGTGGCTGACGATCCACAAGGTCTGGCGCTCCAAGTTGCCCGAAGTCCTGGACAAGGGCACGGTTATCGAGTCGTACGTCGAGGTCAAGGGCATGCCCAACCGGATCAAATGGACGATTGTGCGGTACAAACCGCCGGAAGGTATGACGCTCAACGGCGACGGAGTCGGCGGCGTCAAGGTCAAGTTGATCGCCAAGGTCGCACCGAAAGACGACGGCTCGGTCGTCAGCTTCGACGTGCACCTCGGTGGGCCCGCGCTGTTCGGACCCATCGGCATGGTGGTGGCCGCCGCGTTGAGAACCGATATCCGGGAATCGCTACAGAAGTTCGTCACGGTATTCGCGCCGGCCTGA
- a CDS encoding VOC family protein, giving the protein MPTRDSAPLGAPCWIDLTTSDVDRAQDFYGTVFGWTFESAGPDYGGYINAARDGRPVAGMMANNPEWQTPDTWATYFHTADINATMSAVITAGGSGCLDPMEVPAKGFMAQATDPSNAFFGLWQPLEHRGFEVIGEAGAPVWHQLTTHDYRAAIDFYRKVFGWQTEQISDTDEFRYTTASFDGEQLLGVMDGAGFLPQDVPSQWSVFFGAEDVDKTLQLIADNGGGVLRGAEDTPYGRLAAANDPTGVIFNLSSLQS; this is encoded by the coding sequence GTGCCCACCCGTGACAGCGCGCCGCTGGGCGCGCCCTGCTGGATCGATTTGACGACATCGGACGTCGACCGTGCCCAAGACTTCTATGGCACGGTGTTCGGCTGGACGTTCGAGTCCGCGGGGCCCGATTACGGCGGATACATCAATGCCGCCAGGGACGGCCGTCCAGTCGCCGGCATGATGGCCAACAACCCGGAGTGGCAAACTCCGGACACCTGGGCCACGTACTTTCACACCGCCGATATCAATGCAACCATGTCGGCGGTGATCACGGCGGGTGGCTCCGGGTGCCTGGATCCGATGGAGGTACCTGCGAAGGGCTTCATGGCGCAGGCAACCGACCCGTCGAACGCGTTCTTCGGGTTGTGGCAGCCACTGGAGCACCGCGGCTTCGAGGTGATCGGTGAGGCCGGCGCGCCCGTCTGGCACCAACTGACGACACACGACTACCGCGCCGCCATCGACTTTTACCGCAAGGTCTTCGGATGGCAGACCGAGCAGATTTCTGACACCGACGAATTCCGTTACACCACAGCGTCGTTCGACGGCGAGCAATTACTCGGCGTGATGGACGGCGCCGGGTTCCTGCCTCAGGATGTGCCGTCGCAGTGGAGCGTTTTCTTCGGCGCCGAGGATGTTGACAAGACGCTGCAGCTGATCGCCGACAACGGTGGCGGGGTGCTGCGCGGCGCTGAAGACACTCCCTACGGGCGCCTTGCCGCAGCCAACGACCCGACGGGCGTCATCTTCAACCTGTCCTCGCTGCAGAGCTGA
- a CDS encoding PPE family protein — protein MDFGQLPPEVNSGRMYAGPGSGSMLAAATAWDGLAAVLNSAAVGYGSVISGLSLESWLGPASASMAAAAAPYASWLRTAAAQAEQTAAQARTAAAAFETAFAMTVPPPLIAANRSQLMSLVATNILGQNSPAIEAIQADYAEMWAQDAAAMYGYAGASEAASTLTPFTQPSQTANSTGAPAQADATGGTDAATQAALHQLSSIAPQALQALASPAPSAGIPSAAAVQPAAPVIIPTPIGDLDVVAMFIAAVATASLALSAVNTTRPWIFAYNGPHGGTGGADAGGLEPTEETIADVEPVTLTSAASAGWGGAPAAAGLGEASLVGALSVPHSWTMAAPEIKLAVESLPSSGFNAVPTDMSGAPAGLLSGMALASLAGRGLGGASTRATGDTASADENQPNRKPTVVVIQKPPPAGGPAR, from the coding sequence ATGGACTTCGGGCAGTTGCCGCCGGAAGTTAACTCGGGCCGAATGTATGCCGGCCCGGGGTCGGGCTCGATGCTGGCCGCCGCCACCGCCTGGGATGGGTTGGCTGCGGTATTGAATTCCGCGGCCGTTGGCTATGGGTCGGTGATTTCGGGCCTAAGCCTAGAGTCGTGGCTTGGTCCGGCATCAGCGTCGATGGCCGCCGCGGCCGCACCCTACGCCTCGTGGCTGCGTACCGCTGCGGCGCAGGCAGAACAGACGGCCGCGCAGGCCAGGACGGCAGCGGCGGCGTTTGAGACGGCGTTTGCGATGACAGTGCCGCCGCCACTGATCGCGGCCAACCGCAGCCAGCTAATGTCCCTGGTCGCCACAAACATCCTGGGCCAGAACAGCCCTGCGATCGAGGCCATCCAGGCGGACTACGCCGAGATGTGGGCGCAGGACGCCGCCGCCATGTACGGCTACGCGGGGGCATCCGAGGCCGCGTCGACGCTGACGCCGTTTACCCAGCCGTCGCAAACAGCCAACTCCACGGGTGCGCCGGCCCAAGCGGACGCCACTGGCGGCACCGATGCGGCAACGCAAGCGGCGTTGCATCAGCTATCTTCGATCGCCCCGCAAGCGCTGCAAGCGCTCGCGTCGCCCGCGCCTTCTGCAGGGATCCCGTCGGCGGCCGCAGTCCAGCCGGCCGCGCCCGTCATCATCCCCACTCCGATAGGGGACTTGGACGTGGTGGCTATGTTCATCGCCGCCGTCGCGACCGCGAGCCTGGCCCTTTCGGCAGTGAACACCACCAGGCCCTGGATATTCGCCTACAACGGACCTCACGGAGGAACTGGCGGCGCGGATGCTGGCGGGCTGGAACCAACCGAGGAAACCATCGCCGATGTGGAGCCCGTTACGTTGACGTCCGCGGCGAGCGCCGGTTGGGGCGGCGCTCCGGCCGCCGCAGGTTTAGGCGAGGCGTCGTTAGTCGGGGCGTTGTCGGTGCCGCACAGCTGGACCATGGCCGCACCGGAGATCAAGCTGGCGGTCGAGTCGCTGCCGAGCAGCGGCTTTAATGCCGTCCCGACCGACATGAGTGGCGCTCCGGCCGGCCTATTGAGCGGTATGGCGCTGGCGAGTTTGGCCGGGCGCGGCCTCGGCGGTGCTAGCACCCGCGCAACCGGCGACACCGCCTCCGCCGACGAGAATCAGCCAAACCGCAAGCCCACGGTCGTCGTCATCCAGAAGCCGCCACCGGCCGGTGGCCCGGCGCGTTAG
- a CDS encoding PE domain-containing protein — protein MSVLSGLVPAGAEEVSAQAVLAFAQEAASMLASNTAAQEELMRTGTALTDIARMYGDADDNAAGAVAFSGSAITRSAGAGGSGVGRGVLGAGSLAAQAEAVARTPVVSQVVEASSSPVASAAANAGSSAMGGAAPLGSGMGAGAPAGGAAKPGLVSATEPEEDDQQRQDGSELQPGERLT, from the coding sequence ATGTCGGTGTTGAGCGGGTTGGTTCCGGCCGGTGCCGAAGAGGTGTCTGCGCAGGCGGTGCTGGCGTTTGCGCAGGAGGCCGCGTCGATGTTGGCGTCGAATACCGCGGCGCAAGAGGAGTTGATGCGCACCGGTACGGCGTTGACCGATATCGCGCGGATGTATGGCGATGCCGATGACAATGCCGCGGGGGCGGTGGCGTTTAGTGGGTCGGCGATTACCCGGTCTGCAGGGGCCGGGGGGTCGGGTGTTGGTCGTGGTGTGTTGGGGGCGGGGTCGTTGGCTGCCCAGGCCGAGGCGGTGGCGCGCACGCCGGTGGTCTCGCAGGTGGTGGAGGCGTCGTCGTCGCCGGTGGCGTCGGCGGCTGCCAATGCCGGTTCGTCGGCGATGGGTGGTGCGGCTCCGTTGGGCAGCGGGATGGGTGCGGGGGCCCCGGCGGGCGGTGCCGCTAAACCGGGGTTGGTCTCGGCTACCGAACCCGAGGAGGACGACCAACAGCGCCAAGACGGCAGCGAGCTACAACCGGGCGAACGCCTGACCTAA
- a CDS encoding carotenoid oxygenase family protein codes for MDVELVGKFLSTLPEDDDHPYRTGPWRPQTTEWDADDLTAVAGEVPADLDGIYLRNTENPLHPAFKTYHPFDGDGMLHVVGFRDGKAFYRNRFIRTEGFVAENEAGGPLWPGLAEPVQFAKREKGWGARTLMKDASSTDVIVHRGIALTSFYQCGDLYRVDPYSANTLGKETWNGGFPFEWGVSAHPKVDNKTGELLFFNYSKQDPYLRYGVVDENNELEHYVDIPLPGPRLPHDMAFTENYAILNDFPLFWDPRLLEHNVHLPRFYPDMPSRFAVVPRRGATGDIRWFEADPTFVLHFTNAYEDGDEIVLDGFFEGAPQPLDTGGTKWDKLFRFLALDRLQTRLHRWRLNLVTGAVKEEQLSQSITEFGTINADYAASRYRYTYAATGKPGWFLFDGLVKHDLLTGGEERYSFGDGVYGSETAMAPQVGGTGEDDGYLVTLITDMNADASYCLVFDAARVGDGPVCKLVLPERISSGTHSTWVRGTELRRWHHAESAASAVGL; via the coding sequence ATGGATGTGGAGCTCGTCGGAAAGTTCCTATCGACCCTGCCCGAAGACGATGACCACCCCTACCGGACCGGTCCGTGGCGACCGCAGACAACCGAGTGGGACGCCGACGACCTGACCGCCGTGGCGGGCGAAGTCCCGGCCGACCTGGACGGCATCTATCTGCGTAACACCGAGAACCCGCTGCACCCGGCGTTTAAGACCTACCACCCGTTCGACGGCGACGGCATGCTGCACGTCGTCGGCTTCCGCGACGGAAAAGCGTTTTACCGCAACCGCTTTATCCGAACCGAAGGCTTCGTGGCCGAGAACGAGGCGGGTGGGCCGCTGTGGCCGGGACTGGCCGAACCGGTGCAATTCGCCAAGCGCGAAAAAGGTTGGGGCGCTCGGACCTTGATGAAGGACGCGTCGAGCACCGACGTCATCGTCCACCGGGGTATCGCGCTGACCAGCTTCTACCAGTGCGGCGATCTATACCGGGTCGACCCGTACTCCGCCAATACGTTGGGAAAGGAAACCTGGAACGGCGGATTTCCGTTTGAGTGGGGCGTATCCGCACATCCCAAGGTCGACAACAAGACCGGCGAACTGTTGTTCTTCAACTACAGCAAGCAGGACCCGTACCTGCGCTACGGCGTCGTCGACGAAAACAACGAGCTGGAGCACTACGTCGATATCCCGCTGCCCGGGCCGCGGCTCCCGCACGATATGGCGTTCACCGAAAACTACGCCATTCTCAACGATTTCCCGTTGTTCTGGGACCCCAGGCTGCTCGAGCACAACGTGCACCTGCCGCGTTTCTACCCGGATATGCCGTCGCGCTTCGCGGTGGTTCCGCGCCGCGGCGCTACCGGCGACATCCGATGGTTCGAGGCGGATCCGACGTTCGTGCTGCACTTCACCAACGCCTACGAAGACGGCGACGAGATCGTGCTCGACGGTTTCTTCGAGGGCGCGCCGCAGCCCTTGGACACTGGCGGAACCAAGTGGGACAAGCTGTTTCGTTTCCTGGCGCTGGACCGGCTGCAAACCCGCCTGCACCGCTGGCGGCTCAACCTGGTCACCGGTGCCGTCAAGGAAGAGCAGCTGTCGCAGTCCATCACCGAATTCGGCACAATCAACGCCGACTATGCGGCCTCTCGGTACCGCTACACCTATGCCGCGACCGGCAAGCCCGGGTGGTTCTTGTTCGACGGACTGGTAAAGCACGATTTGCTGACAGGAGGCGAGGAGCGTTACTCGTTTGGCGACGGTGTGTATGGCAGCGAAACCGCGATGGCTCCGCAGGTGGGCGGTACCGGTGAAGACGACGGCTATCTGGTCACCCTCATCACCGATATGAATGCCGACGCCTCCTATTGCCTGGTCTTCGACGCGGCCCGCGTCGGCGATGGTCCGGTATGCAAACTTGTGCTGCCGGAACGCATTTCCAGCGGCACCCATTCGACATGGGTGCGCGGCACGGAGTTGCGGCGCTGGCATCATGCCGAGTCGGCGGCGAGCGCGGTCGGGCTATGA